A single region of the Brassica rapa cultivar Chiifu-401-42 chromosome A03, CAAS_Brap_v3.01, whole genome shotgun sequence genome encodes:
- the LOC103856219 gene encoding binding partner of ACD11 1 — translation MAIRSVKVGNLSSGATEHDIKEFFSFSGEVESIDIQGNEHSAYVTFKDPQGAETAVLLSGASIADQSVIIEMAPDYTPPTAPHAETQSGGVGGAAESVVQKAEDVVSSMLAKGFILGKDAVGRAKAFDEKLGFTSTATAGVASIDQKIGLSQKFTAGTSLVNDKIKEVDQSFQVSERTKSAFASAEQTVSSAGTAVMKNRYVLTGVSWAAGAFNRVAKAAGEVSQKTKEKVEAEQPSQPSESDQQPPEGYAPIHSSEYSKN, via the exons ATGGCG ATAAGGTCAGTGAAAGTTGGCAACCTCTCCTCAGGAGCAACGGAGCATGATATCAAAGAGTTCTTCTCTTTTTCTGGCGAAGTTGAAAGCATTGACATCCAAGG TAACGAGCATAGTGCTTATGTCACATTCAAAGATCCTCAAGGAGCTGAGACCGCTGTGCTCTTATCT GGTGCGAGTATTGCCGATCAATCAGTCATCATTGAGATGGCTCCTGACTACACTCCACCTACTGCCCCTCATGCT GAAACACAGAGCGGTGGTGTCGGAGGCGCCGCAGAATCAGTTGTCCAGAAGGCAGAGGATGTTGTGAGCAGCATGTTAGCAAAGGGTTTCATCCTCGGGAAAGACGCTGTCGGAAGAGCAAAAGCTTTTGACGAGAAACTCGGTTTCACTTCAACTGCAACAGCAGGAGTCGCTTCCATAGACCAAAAAATCGGTCTAAGCCAAAAGTTCACAGCTGGTACGAGCTTGGTGAACGACAAGATCAAGGAGGTGGACCAAAGCTTCCAGGTTTCAGAGAGGACCAAGTCAGCATTTGCCTCTGCGGAACAGACGGTTAGCAGTGCAGGAACCGCGGTGATGAAGAACCGTTATGTGTTAACCGGTGTGAGCTGGGCCGCAGGAGCGTTCAACAGAGTTGCTAAAGCGGCTGGAGAGGTTAgtcagaaaacaaaagaaaaggttGAAGCAGAGCAACCGTCACAACCGTCAGAGTCGGATCAGCAACCACCGGAAGGGTATGCTCCGATTCATTCGTCTGAATACTCCAAGAACTAA
- the LOC103856221 gene encoding AP-5 complex subunit mu isoform X1, which produces MPSGCSIRALWILNNHDTVVFSRRFPVVEKRWRSAFKTENENTDPPRLPTDQQLATSFARRKRREGSSRGYGLRVSQSTKGSDSWVDDPITRHIISLSLSEDDDNESNENDDTNILWPIVIHAKALYHILVLPLVEPREMKDFVNLSNRSDCGSAVGEDLSLSSLLLNMSSITGAFMVAHSFGDIVSGDTAEPEVVVAASPSVGGLFDSLTGSIGISTRPRPVAAAPVAASSSQSSITGAAASDAPKSGLLDKDLLRNFIASAMPFGTPLDLSLSNIFAMKANGFSSAEPPHQDLKQPAWKPYLYKGKQRLLFTIHETINAAMYDRDEIPDSVSVAGQINCRAELEGLPDVSFPLAGLSKARIDSISFHPCAQVPAHGIDKQNIVFQPPLGNFVLMRYQAGCGLGPPVKGFYQLSMVSEDEGAFLFKVGLMEGYKSPLSMEFCTITMPFPRRRIVAFDGTPSAGTVVTTEHSVEWRVVGSGRSLSGKSLEATFPGTIKFSPLKSRRRGDGDDDEENDGEGTENVVNVEDVLVQKMNKDLPAVEMEEPFCWQAYDYAKVSFKIVGASVSRMSIDTKSVNIYPTTKSPVEYSAQVTSGDYILWNTLGKAPSAAAVKRR; this is translated from the exons ATGCCCTCTGGCTGCAGCATCAGAGCTCTCTGGATACTCAACAACCACGACACTGTTGTATTCTCCAG GAGGTTTCCGGTGGTTGAGAAGCGGTGGCGCTCCGCCTTCAAGACGGAAAACGAAAACACCGATCCTCCTCGGCTTCCAACCGATCAACAACTCGCCACATCTTTTGCTCGAAGAAAGAGACGGGAAGGCTCTAGCCGCGGATACGGCTTACGTGTATCTCAATCCACAAAAGGATCAGACTCCTGGGTCGATGATCCCATCACTCGTCACATCATCAGCCTTTCCTTATCCGAAGATGATGATAACGAATCTAACGAAAACGATGATACGAATATTCTCTGGCCTATTGTGATTCACGCCAAAGCTCTTTATCACATCCTCGTCTTGCCTTTGGTTGAGCCAAGGGAGATGAAAGACTTCGTTAACTTATCTAATAGATCTGATTGTGGATCAGCTGTTGGTGAAGATCTGAGTTTATCTTCTCTCTTGCTTAACATGTCATCCATCACTGG GGCTTTCATGGTGGCTCATTCGTTTGGTGACATCGTCTCCGGCGATACGGCTGAGCCTGAGGTTGTTGTAGCAGCTTCACCATCAGTTGGAGGATTGTTTGATTCACTAACTGGAAGCATTGGTATCTCAACGAGGCCAAGACCTGTAGCTGCTGCACCCGTTGCAGCTTCTTCTTCCCAATCCTCTATAACCGGAGCTGCGGCATCAGATGCTCCCAAATCAGGGCTTCTTGACAAAGACCTACTTAGAAATTTCATCGCTAGTGCTATGCCCTTTG GAACACCATTAGACCTCAGCCTTTCTAATATCTTTGCTATGAAAGCAAATGGTTTTTCCTCTGCCGAGCCTCCTCACCAAGACCTTAAGCAACCAGCGTGGAAGCCGTACTTGTACAAAGGGAAGCAGAGGCTGTTATTCACAATCCATGAGACCATTAACGCTGCAATGTACGACCGAGATGAGATTCCAGACAGTGTATCCGTGGCGGGGCAGATAAACTGCAGGGCAGAGCTTGAAGGACTGCCTGACGTGTCCTTTCCTCTAGCGGGGCTGAGTAAAGCCCGGATCGACTCTATATCTTTCCATCCCTGCGCGCAAGTCCCAGCGCACGGGATCGACAAGCAGAACATTGTGTTCCAGCCTCCGTTGGGTAACTTTGTTCTCATGAGGTACCAGGCGGGTTGTGGGCTTGGACCACCAGTGAAAGGGTTCTATCAGCTATCGATGGTCTCAGAGGACGAAGGTGCGTTTCTCTTCAAGGTGGGACTCATGGAAGGGTACAAGAGTCCTCTGTCAATGGAGTTTTGCACTATTACTATGCCCTTTCCGCGGAGACGGATTGTGGCGTTTGATGGGACTCCTTCAGCTGGGACTGTGGTGACTACAGAACACTCTGTTGAGTGGAGGGTTGTGGGCAGTGGGCGTAGTCTCTCTGGAAAAAGCCTTGAGGCAACTTTCCCTGGGACAATTAAGTTTAGTCCATTGAAGAGTAGGAGGAGAGGAGAcggagatgatgatgaagagaaTGACGGTGAGGGTACAGAGAATGTGGTGAACGTGGAGGACGTTTTGGTGCAGAAAATGAACAAGGATCTCCCAGCGGTTGAGATGGAGGAACCTTTCTGCTGGCAAGCCTATGACTACGCTAAG GTCTCGTTCAAGATTGTGGGGGCATCTGTATCTCGAATGTCCATCGACACAAAATCG GTCAATATCTACCCAACCACAAAGTCACCAGTAGAGTATTCTGCTCAG GTGACATCTGGGGATTATATATTGTGGAACACATTGGGGAAGGCTCCATCAGCAGCCGCTGT AAAAAGAAGATGA
- the LOC103856221 gene encoding AP-5 complex subunit mu isoform X2 encodes MPSGCSIRALWILNNHDTVVFSRRFPVVEKRWRSAFKTENENTDPPRLPTDQQLATSFARRKRREGSSRGYGLRVSQSTKGSDSWVDDPITRHIISLSLSEDDDNESNENDDTNILWPIVIHAKALYHILVLPLVEPREMKDFVNLSNRSDCGSAVGEDLSLSSLLLNMSSITGAFMVAHSFGDIVSGDTAEPEVVVAASPSVGGLFDSLTGSIGISTRPRPVAAAPVAASSSQSSITGAAASDAPKSGLLDKDLLRNFIASAMPFGTPLDLSLSNIFAMKANGFSSAEPPHQDLKQPAWKPYLYKGKQRLLFTIHETINAAMYDRDEIPDSVSVAGQINCRAELEGLPDVSFPLAGLSKARIDSISFHPCAQVPAHGIDKQNIVFQPPLGNFVLMRYQAGCGLGPPVKGFYQLSMVSEDEGAFLFKVGLMEGYKSPLSMEFCTITMPFPRRRIVAFDGTPSAGTVVTTEHSVEWRVVGSGRSLSGKSLEATFPGTIKFSPLKSRRRGDGDDDEENDGEGTENVVNVEDVLVQKMNKDLPAVEMEEPFCWQAYDYAKVSFKIVGASVSRMSIDTKSVNIYPTTKSPVEYSAQVTSGDYILWNTLGKAPSAAAV; translated from the exons ATGCCCTCTGGCTGCAGCATCAGAGCTCTCTGGATACTCAACAACCACGACACTGTTGTATTCTCCAG GAGGTTTCCGGTGGTTGAGAAGCGGTGGCGCTCCGCCTTCAAGACGGAAAACGAAAACACCGATCCTCCTCGGCTTCCAACCGATCAACAACTCGCCACATCTTTTGCTCGAAGAAAGAGACGGGAAGGCTCTAGCCGCGGATACGGCTTACGTGTATCTCAATCCACAAAAGGATCAGACTCCTGGGTCGATGATCCCATCACTCGTCACATCATCAGCCTTTCCTTATCCGAAGATGATGATAACGAATCTAACGAAAACGATGATACGAATATTCTCTGGCCTATTGTGATTCACGCCAAAGCTCTTTATCACATCCTCGTCTTGCCTTTGGTTGAGCCAAGGGAGATGAAAGACTTCGTTAACTTATCTAATAGATCTGATTGTGGATCAGCTGTTGGTGAAGATCTGAGTTTATCTTCTCTCTTGCTTAACATGTCATCCATCACTGG GGCTTTCATGGTGGCTCATTCGTTTGGTGACATCGTCTCCGGCGATACGGCTGAGCCTGAGGTTGTTGTAGCAGCTTCACCATCAGTTGGAGGATTGTTTGATTCACTAACTGGAAGCATTGGTATCTCAACGAGGCCAAGACCTGTAGCTGCTGCACCCGTTGCAGCTTCTTCTTCCCAATCCTCTATAACCGGAGCTGCGGCATCAGATGCTCCCAAATCAGGGCTTCTTGACAAAGACCTACTTAGAAATTTCATCGCTAGTGCTATGCCCTTTG GAACACCATTAGACCTCAGCCTTTCTAATATCTTTGCTATGAAAGCAAATGGTTTTTCCTCTGCCGAGCCTCCTCACCAAGACCTTAAGCAACCAGCGTGGAAGCCGTACTTGTACAAAGGGAAGCAGAGGCTGTTATTCACAATCCATGAGACCATTAACGCTGCAATGTACGACCGAGATGAGATTCCAGACAGTGTATCCGTGGCGGGGCAGATAAACTGCAGGGCAGAGCTTGAAGGACTGCCTGACGTGTCCTTTCCTCTAGCGGGGCTGAGTAAAGCCCGGATCGACTCTATATCTTTCCATCCCTGCGCGCAAGTCCCAGCGCACGGGATCGACAAGCAGAACATTGTGTTCCAGCCTCCGTTGGGTAACTTTGTTCTCATGAGGTACCAGGCGGGTTGTGGGCTTGGACCACCAGTGAAAGGGTTCTATCAGCTATCGATGGTCTCAGAGGACGAAGGTGCGTTTCTCTTCAAGGTGGGACTCATGGAAGGGTACAAGAGTCCTCTGTCAATGGAGTTTTGCACTATTACTATGCCCTTTCCGCGGAGACGGATTGTGGCGTTTGATGGGACTCCTTCAGCTGGGACTGTGGTGACTACAGAACACTCTGTTGAGTGGAGGGTTGTGGGCAGTGGGCGTAGTCTCTCTGGAAAAAGCCTTGAGGCAACTTTCCCTGGGACAATTAAGTTTAGTCCATTGAAGAGTAGGAGGAGAGGAGAcggagatgatgatgaagagaaTGACGGTGAGGGTACAGAGAATGTGGTGAACGTGGAGGACGTTTTGGTGCAGAAAATGAACAAGGATCTCCCAGCGGTTGAGATGGAGGAACCTTTCTGCTGGCAAGCCTATGACTACGCTAAG GTCTCGTTCAAGATTGTGGGGGCATCTGTATCTCGAATGTCCATCGACACAAAATCG GTCAATATCTACCCAACCACAAAGTCACCAGTAGAGTATTCTGCTCAG GTGACATCTGGGGATTATATATTGTGGAACACATTGGGGAAGGCTCCATCAGCAGCCGCTGTGTAA
- the LOC103856220 gene encoding external alternative NAD(P)H-ubiquinone oxidoreductase B4, mitochondrial, translated as MSSHSFSKRAYSFFKTYPSAAKLLLLSTCSGGGLLVYSDSNPLKRTLTADGQETKKKKVVVLGSGWGGYSFLSYLNNPNYDVQVVSPRNFFLFTPLLPSVTNGTVEARSIVEPIRGLMRKKGFEYTEAECVKIDASNKKILCRSKDGASKDAKEFDMDYDILVVAVGAKPNTFNTPGVEENAHFLKEAEDALKIRQTVINSFERASLPDLTEEERKKILHFVVVGGGPTGVEFSAELHDFLVEDVAKIYPKVQEFTRITLLEAGDHILNMFDKRITAFAEEKFQRDGIDLKTKNMVVGVTADEISTKEIATGRIVSEPYGMVVWSTGIGIRPVIKEFMHQIGQGQRRVLATDEWLRVEGCDSVYALGDTATINQRRVMEDIAAIFSKADKGETGTLNKKEFKTVVKDICQRYPQVELYLKKKKLRNIANLLKSANGDDTEVNIETFKQALSEVDTQMKNLPATAQVASQQGKYLAKCFNKMEKCEKKPEGPLRFRGEGRHRFQPFRYRHFGSFAPLGGEQTAAELPGDWVSIGHSSQWLWYSVYASKLVSWRTRSLVVSDWVRRFIFGRDSSSI; from the exons ATGAGTTCCCATAGCTTCTCCAAGAGAGCTTACAGCTTCTTCAAAACTTACCCTTCTGCTGCCAAGCTCCTTCTCCTCAGTACCTGCAG cgGTGGAGGTTTACTAGTGTACTCAGACTCGAATCCACTGAAGCGAACATTAACCGCAGATGGCCAagaaaccaagaagaagaaggtggtcGTTCTCGGGAGCGGCTGGGGCGGCTACAGCTTCTTGAGCTACCTAAACAACCCCAACTACGACGTCCAAGTCGTCTCTCCTCGCAACTTCTTCCTCTTCACTCCTCTCCTGCCGAGCGTCACCAACGGCACCGTAGAAGCCCGAAGCATCGTGGAGCCCATCCGCGGCCTTATGCGCAAGAAAGGGTTCGAGTACACCGAGGCAGAGTGCGTCAAGATCGATGCATCTAACAAGAAGATCCTCTGCAGGTCCAAGGACGGTGCCTCTAAGGACGCAAAGGAGTTTGACATGGACTACGACATTCTAGTGGTAGCTGTTGGTGCCAAGCCTAACACGTTCAACACCCCTGGAGTTGAGGAAAATGCTCATTTTTTAAAGGAAGCTGAGGATGCTCTCAAGATTCGTCAAACGGTTATCAACTCTTTTGAGAGAGCGTCTCTTCCTGATTTAACCGAAGAAGAGAGGAAAAAGATTCTGCATTTCGTTGTGGTTGGTGGTGGACCCACCGGTGTCGAGTTCTCAGCCGAGCTTCATGACTTCTTGGTCGAGGACGTGGCTAAAATATACCCGAAGGTGCAAGAGTTTACGAGGATCACTCTTCTTGAAGCAGGAGACCACATTCTCAACATGTTTGATAAGAGGATCACTGCTTTTGCTGAGGAGAAGTTCCAGAGAGACGGGATCGATTTGAAGACGAAGAACATGGTTGTGGGAGTGACTGCTGATGAGATATCCACAAAGGAGATAGCAACTGGTAGAATTGTCTCTGAGCCTTATGGTATGGTTGTGTGGTCTACGGGGATTGGGATACGTCCTGTCATCAAGGAGTTTATGCATCAGATTGGTCAGGGTCAGAGGCGTGTCTTGGCGACTGATGAGTGGCTTAGAGTGGAGGGATGTGACAGTGTCTATGCTTTGGGTGATACTGCAACCATTAACCAACGCAGAGTCATG GAAGATATAGCTGCAATTTTCAGCAAAGCAGACAAGGGAGAGACGGGAACGTTGAACAAGAAAGAGTTCAAAACCGTGGTGAAAGACATCTGCCAGAGGTACCCTCAGGTTGAGCTttacttgaagaagaagaaactgagGAACATTGCAAACTTGCTCAAGAGTGCGAACGGCGATGACACTGAGGTTAACATCGAGACGTTTAAGCAAGCACTCTCAGAGGTGGATACTCAGATGAAAAATCTTCCAGCAACTGCACAG GTTGCGTCACAACAAGGTAAGTATCTTGCGAAGTGCTTCAACAAAATGGAGAAGTGTGAGAAGAAGCCAGAGGGTCCATTGAGGTTCAGAGGAGAAGGTAGGCACAGGTTCCAGCCGTTTAGGTACAGACATTTTGGATCGTTTGCTCCGTTGGGAGGGGAACAGACAGCGGCTGAACTGCCAGGGGATTGGGTCTCTATTGGTCATAGTAGCCAGTGGCTTTGGTACTCTGTCTACGCTAGCAAACTGGTGAGCTGGCGCACAAGGTCGCTGGTGGTGTCTGACTGGGTTCGACGCTTTATCTTTGGCCGTGACTCTAGCAGCATCtaa